A stretch of Priestia aryabhattai DNA encodes these proteins:
- the cobD gene encoding threonine-phosphate decarboxylase CobD — translation MLLPTHGANPNVFLKAIGAKNLSHIKDFSVNTNPLGAPAVLHEKWNEFKDAAFSYPDPQVTDLKNKLAAAHRVSAAQVLPTNGAAEAFFLIASLFSEEKAGIVQPTFVEYEQASKAYGCEVTYIPLAEENGWSWDIELIMSILPDIKVLWICHPNNPTGVMYSHEEWMKVVKAAVHHGTYLMIDEAFIDFVEHQPSFDSLILDYEHIIIVRSMTKMFNIAGLRLGYILANERIISKMSKKQPPWSVNGLSQQVGMICVDEKDFVKNTVHYIKQERERILSQLEEWGLLVSPSQTNYYLCSVPSSIKTREWLGYLASHGVVARHTENFPFLNGRYIRLAVKTKEENDYLLKVIKQGLDEI, via the coding sequence GTGCTATTACCTACACATGGAGCTAACCCCAATGTCTTTTTAAAAGCAATAGGGGCCAAGAATTTGTCGCATATAAAAGATTTTAGTGTGAACACAAATCCTTTAGGGGCTCCAGCTGTGCTTCACGAAAAGTGGAACGAATTCAAGGATGCTGCGTTTAGTTATCCTGATCCTCAAGTAACAGACTTAAAAAATAAACTTGCAGCTGCTCATCGTGTTTCCGCTGCTCAAGTGCTGCCAACAAATGGCGCCGCTGAAGCATTTTTTCTTATTGCTTCTTTATTTTCAGAAGAGAAAGCAGGGATTGTACAGCCGACTTTCGTCGAATACGAACAAGCAAGTAAAGCTTATGGATGTGAAGTGACATACATTCCTTTAGCTGAAGAAAATGGCTGGAGCTGGGATATAGAGTTGATTATGAGTATTCTCCCGGACATAAAAGTACTGTGGATTTGTCACCCAAATAATCCGACGGGCGTTATGTATAGTCATGAAGAATGGATGAAAGTAGTAAAAGCTGCTGTTCATCATGGTACATACTTAATGATTGATGAGGCATTTATTGATTTTGTCGAACATCAGCCTTCGTTTGATTCTCTTATTCTGGATTATGAGCATATCATTATTGTGCGTTCCATGACAAAGATGTTTAATATTGCCGGGCTTCGCCTTGGCTATATTTTGGCAAATGAAAGAATCATTAGCAAGATGTCTAAAAAGCAGCCTCCTTGGAGTGTAAATGGATTGTCGCAGCAAGTAGGGATGATATGTGTAGATGAAAAAGACTTTGTAAAAAACACCGTACATTATATTAAACAAGAACGGGAACGGATTTTGAGTCAACTAGAGGAATGGGGGCTTTTGGTCTCTCCTTCTCAAACAAACTATTATCTTTGCAGCGTTCCGTCTTCTATTAAAACGCGTGAATGGCTTGGCTATTTAGCAAGTCATGGCGTGGTAGCTCGCCATACTGAAAACTTTCCCTTTTTAAATGGACGCTATATCCGTTTGGCTGTAAAAACAAAAGAAGAAAATGACTATTTACTTAAAGTAATCAAACAAGGACTCGATGAAATATGA
- a CDS encoding bifunctional adenosylcobinamide kinase/adenosylcobinamide-phosphate guanylyltransferase — MIIFISGGVRSGKSRAAENMVQTFCTKRAVYIATSRQTDNEMQKRIQLHQTERQAANTPWVTIEQSVDLQQILPNLQSDDVILLDCVTNWLANELFLTEKRWQTKEGKQHVLCHMIKALNKLFAQSQTVVLVSNELFEAGVLEEPTCSYMHMLGKLHQYIVEKADVAICVEAGLYRFKKGKECVSK, encoded by the coding sequence ATGATCATCTTTATTAGCGGAGGCGTTCGAAGCGGCAAATCACGTGCAGCGGAGAACATGGTTCAAACCTTTTGTACAAAGCGCGCTGTTTATATTGCCACAAGTCGGCAAACAGATAATGAAATGCAAAAACGCATCCAGCTTCATCAAACAGAACGCCAAGCAGCGAACACGCCTTGGGTAACGATAGAGCAGTCTGTAGATTTACAACAAATTCTGCCAAACCTTCAAAGTGATGATGTTATACTTTTAGATTGTGTCACGAACTGGCTTGCCAATGAGCTTTTTTTAACAGAAAAAAGATGGCAAACAAAAGAAGGCAAACAGCATGTTCTTTGTCATATGATAAAAGCGCTCAATAAGCTGTTTGCGCAGTCTCAGACGGTCGTGCTAGTATCCAATGAACTGTTTGAAGCGGGCGTGTTAGAGGAGCCGACATGTAGCTATATGCATATGTTAGGGAAATTACATCAGTATATTGTAGAAAAAGCAGATGTGGCTATTTGTGTAGAAGCGGGACTTTATCGTTTTAAAAAAGGAAAGGAATGTGTAAGCAAATGA
- the cobS gene encoding adenosylcobinamide-GDP ribazoletransferase produces the protein MKEWIAILRISLQFFTILPLAKTVQWTEKRTARSLFVLPWIGMLLGLLFYSFLQLLHYSPITAIVSSILVLLLSLVLTGGLHLDGWMDVSDAYFSHQSKEKKLQILSDPHVGSFAILSLIVLLLLRFSAIYELASLSSLSIWECVTVFTLPRIGAAFLLMRDKPAKDTGLAAYFQKGVTKRSIYAFMIMSLFLVAIFVVFIDNKFIILFFVCFLWLWIRFYRSQFGGVTGDVIGASIEGGETFLWIILWLSHVFVTA, from the coding sequence ATGAAAGAATGGATAGCCATACTACGAATCTCTCTCCAGTTTTTTACGATCTTACCACTGGCTAAAACCGTTCAATGGACTGAAAAAAGAACGGCACGCTCACTTTTTGTGCTGCCTTGGATTGGCATGTTACTAGGTTTGTTGTTTTATAGCTTTTTACAGCTGCTTCACTATTCACCTATCACTGCTATCGTTAGCAGTATTTTAGTTTTGCTTTTGTCGCTTGTCTTAACGGGTGGCCTTCATTTAGACGGATGGATGGATGTAAGTGATGCATATTTTTCTCATCAGTCAAAGGAAAAAAAACTGCAGATTTTAAGTGATCCGCACGTTGGGTCTTTTGCTATTCTTTCTCTTATTGTTCTGCTTCTGCTGCGTTTTAGTGCGATCTATGAGTTAGCGTCTCTTTCTTCTTTGTCGATTTGGGAATGTGTAACCGTCTTTACACTTCCAAGAATCGGAGCAGCTTTCTTATTGATGAGGGATAAGCCGGCTAAAGATACGGGTCTTGCTGCTTATTTTCAAAAAGGAGTCACCAAACGGTCTATTTATGCATTTATGATCATGAGCCTATTCTTAGTTGCTATTTTCGTTGTTTTTATAGACAATAAATTCATTATCCTTTTCTTTGTCTGTTTTTTATGGCTGTGGATACGATTTTATCGTTCGCAGTTTGGTGGCGTAACAGGAGATGTTATAGGGGCAAGCATTGAAGGAGGAGAAACGTTTCTATGGATAATTCTTTGGTTATCACATGTATTCGTCACGGCATGA
- a CDS encoding histidine phosphatase family protein, with the protein MDNSLVITCIRHGMTLENQQKKYIGWSDPSLSIEGKNKLKELSLEPQLVISSDLKRALETSSIVFPKSQVVKSKSWRELHFGDWEEKTYEDLKNIRAYRNWIDHWTEHTPPNGESFSGFSNRVWEAWEEAIDLAASRQLSHIAIVSHGGPLRLIASHFKQTASLWDVSFSYGEGFSVTCTYKQAKERRTCISYSAVHLPAKENG; encoded by the coding sequence ATGGATAATTCTTTGGTTATCACATGTATTCGTCACGGCATGACGCTTGAAAATCAACAAAAAAAATATATAGGGTGGAGTGATCCGTCTTTAAGTATAGAAGGAAAAAATAAATTAAAAGAGCTTTCTCTAGAACCTCAGCTGGTTATTTCCAGTGACTTAAAAAGAGCGCTAGAAACAAGTTCGATTGTTTTTCCGAAATCTCAAGTGGTTAAAAGTAAAAGTTGGCGTGAGCTGCATTTTGGAGATTGGGAAGAGAAGACATATGAAGATTTAAAAAACATACGGGCGTATAGAAATTGGATTGATCACTGGACAGAACATACGCCTCCGAATGGTGAAAGCTTCTCAGGCTTTTCAAACCGAGTTTGGGAAGCGTGGGAAGAAGCAATCGATTTGGCGGCAAGTCGGCAATTGAGTCACATTGCTATTGTTTCACACGGCGGACCTTTACGTTTAATTGCGTCCCATTTTAAACAGACAGCGTCGCTTTGGGATGTTTCTTTTTCCTATGGAGAAGGCTTTTCAGTAACGTGTACATACAAACAGGCAAAGGAGAGAAGAACATGCATTTCGTATTCGGCGGTGCATTTACCGGCAAAAGAAAATGGGTGA
- a CDS encoding bifunctional adenosylcobinamide kinase/adenosylcobinamide-phosphate guanylyltransferase, which produces MHFVFGGAFTGKRKWVKQHYASESVKWHCLYEAPVLPAFEFEESYIVLEGFEHYVKELIHSELEAPHLVVKKLIQKWRDSGVWEQLVVIGTEVGKGIVPLDPIERQWRDECGYAYQSLVAHAQKVDHIWYGIANRMKEEIQ; this is translated from the coding sequence ATGCATTTCGTATTCGGCGGTGCATTTACCGGCAAAAGAAAATGGGTGAAGCAGCATTATGCCAGTGAGTCGGTAAAATGGCATTGTTTGTATGAAGCTCCTGTTTTACCAGCGTTTGAGTTCGAAGAAAGTTACATTGTGTTAGAAGGATTTGAGCACTATGTTAAGGAATTAATACATAGCGAGCTGGAAGCTCCACACCTTGTTGTTAAAAAGTTAATACAGAAGTGGAGAGACAGCGGTGTATGGGAACAGTTAGTAGTGATTGGAACTGAAGTCGGCAAAGGGATTGTTCCTTTAGATCCAATAGAGCGGCAGTGGAGAGATGAATGCGGATATGCGTATCAGAGTTTAGTGGCACATGCCCAGAAAGTAGATCACATTTGGTACGGAATTGCCAATCGAATGAAGGAGGAAATACAATGA
- a CDS encoding cob(I)yrinic acid a,c-diamide adenosyltransferase, which yields MNIYTKTGDKGQTSLIGGRVNKDDIRVEAYGTIDELNGFVGQAIYQLDETTLKDVKEELVTIQHELFDCGSDLAFAKDDHPYKVTDDMIAVLEKRIDVYMSEAPAIERFILPGGTPAATTLHICRTITRRAERLVVGVQREHKINMAVLQYLNRLSDYFFAAARIANARENVQDVEYIRSAKVFKQSKK from the coding sequence ATGAACATTTACACAAAAACAGGGGACAAAGGGCAGACAAGCTTAATTGGAGGAAGAGTAAATAAAGATGATATTCGAGTGGAAGCATACGGTACAATCGATGAGCTAAATGGCTTTGTAGGTCAAGCCATTTATCAATTGGATGAAACAACATTAAAAGACGTAAAAGAAGAGCTAGTTACGATTCAACATGAGCTTTTTGACTGTGGAAGTGATTTAGCATTCGCAAAAGATGATCATCCGTACAAAGTAACAGATGACATGATAGCAGTACTTGAAAAGCGCATTGATGTCTATATGTCAGAAGCGCCGGCCATTGAGCGTTTTATTTTACCTGGAGGCACACCTGCAGCGACAACGCTTCATATCTGCCGGACGATTACGCGCCGCGCAGAAAGGCTTGTTGTTGGCGTGCAGCGTGAGCATAAAATTAATATGGCGGTGCTGCAGTATTTAAATCGCTTATCCGATTATTTCTTTGCTGCGGCTCGAATCGCTAACGCGAGAGAAAATGTACAAGATGTAGAGTATATTCGCAGTGCCAAAGTATTTAAACAGTCTAAAAAATAA
- the rarD gene encoding EamA family transporter RarD: MNQDSKRAGIVYTASAYVMWGLFPLYWKLLGEVNANEILAHRVIWSFVFMLLLLFLTKQMSSLKKTLGLLFRNTKQAVILFVASVLISINWFVYIWAVNHNHIIETSLGYYINPLVSILLGIVVLKEKLNFWQGASVGLAAIGVIVMTVTYGHIPWVSLSLAFSFGLYGLVKKTIQLEAKVGLTIETMMVAPIAVIYFIFLLVKGSSSFSLQSLDLSALLIGGGVATAMPLLYFAKGAPLIPLSMVGFLQYIAPTMTLLLGVFVYHEPFSSVEMIAFLFIWGGSVMFILSKTKFMSSHQPKFFKGRSA, encoded by the coding sequence ATGAATCAAGATTCTAAACGAGCAGGTATTGTTTATACAGCCAGCGCTTACGTCATGTGGGGGCTTTTTCCGCTTTACTGGAAGCTTCTTGGTGAGGTGAATGCGAACGAAATACTTGCTCATCGTGTTATATGGTCATTTGTTTTTATGCTTTTACTTTTGTTTTTGACAAAGCAAATGAGTTCTTTAAAGAAGACGCTCGGTTTATTATTTCGTAATACGAAACAAGCAGTCATTTTATTTGTGGCTTCCGTGCTGATCAGCATTAACTGGTTTGTTTACATTTGGGCGGTTAACCATAATCATATTATTGAAACAAGTCTAGGTTACTATATCAATCCGCTCGTTAGTATTTTGCTTGGTATAGTTGTTTTAAAAGAAAAGCTTAATTTTTGGCAAGGTGCGTCTGTTGGATTGGCTGCTATAGGTGTTATCGTTATGACAGTTACATACGGGCACATTCCGTGGGTATCATTAAGCTTAGCGTTTAGCTTTGGTTTGTACGGTCTTGTAAAAAAGACCATTCAATTAGAAGCAAAAGTAGGGTTAACGATTGAAACGATGATGGTCGCACCTATTGCAGTTATTTATTTTATTTTTCTTTTAGTCAAAGGATCTTCAAGTTTTTCGCTTCAGTCGCTTGATTTGAGCGCTCTTTTAATTGGAGGCGGCGTTGCTACAGCTATGCCACTATTGTATTTCGCTAAAGGGGCCCCGCTTATTCCACTATCGATGGTCGGTTTTTTACAGTATATTGCTCCTACCATGACGCTTTTATTAGGGGTGTTTGTGTATCACGAACCGTTTTCTAGCGTGGAGATGATTGCCTTTTTGTTCATTTGGGGCGGCTCGGTTATGTTCATTTTATCTAAAACTAAATTCATGAGTTCCCATCAGCCCAAATTCTTTAAAGGGCGTTCGGCTTAA
- a CDS encoding MerR family transcriptional regulator, with translation MSTNEASYRDKKVMSIGIVKELTGLSERQIRYYEKRSLLFPDRTNTGIRKYSFSDVERLMDIADRIEEGVQTSEIRTELAKKDEARKMKEVKNQMLQGQLNAHFKRKL, from the coding sequence TTGTCTACGAATGAAGCTTCATATCGAGATAAAAAAGTCATGTCTATTGGGATTGTAAAAGAATTAACCGGTTTATCAGAAAGGCAAATTCGCTACTATGAGAAAAGAAGCCTTCTCTTTCCAGATCGAACCAATACGGGTATCCGAAAATATTCGTTTTCAGATGTCGAACGATTAATGGACATTGCTGATCGCATAGAAGAAGGAGTCCAAACAAGTGAAATACGAACAGAACTGGCTAAAAAAGACGAAGCAAGGAAAATGAAAGAAGTAAAAAATCAAATGCTTCAAGGTCAGTTGAACGCTCATTTCAAGCGAAAGTTATAA
- a CDS encoding CobW family GTP-binding protein yields the protein MKTEIYILSGFLGSGKTTLLKQLLQQEKDRNRNIAVVMNELGQVSIDSNEVEEDTPLKELLNGCVCCTIQGQFETQLHSLLQENTLDAIYIETTGVAHPIEVLDACMSPLFAHQVTIKSIVTTLDATRWKERGSLSIQLQKLLQEQVKHADVILLNKTDMLSESEKSSLLFEIQSINASAMTLLTTFSRVKLDVIQKAQLSQKQQHHKAHVEDHLHLKTFVYEFTKKVDLELFENWLRQMPDTIYRIKGYMRFTHSNDTYSFQYSYGMPLYMKEMMKLPTTLVFIGENLDHVKMKLELFNLEQQSN from the coding sequence ATGAAAACAGAAATCTACATTTTATCTGGATTTTTAGGCAGTGGGAAAACAACTTTACTTAAACAGCTGCTTCAGCAAGAAAAAGATCGTAATCGCAATATTGCTGTTGTGATGAATGAGCTTGGCCAAGTTTCGATTGACTCAAATGAAGTAGAAGAAGACACGCCGTTAAAAGAATTGCTAAACGGCTGCGTGTGCTGTACTATTCAAGGTCAATTTGAAACTCAGCTTCATTCACTTCTACAGGAGAACACATTGGATGCTATCTATATAGAAACAACCGGAGTTGCACATCCGATTGAAGTGTTGGATGCCTGTATGTCTCCTCTTTTTGCGCATCAAGTCACAATTAAAAGTATTGTCACCACACTCGATGCAACAAGGTGGAAAGAACGTGGTTCCTTAAGCATTCAACTTCAAAAACTTCTTCAAGAACAAGTAAAGCATGCAGATGTAATTTTATTAAACAAAACGGACATGCTGTCTGAGTCGGAAAAGTCTTCCCTGCTTTTTGAGATTCAATCAATTAACGCTAGTGCAATGACATTATTAACGACATTTTCCCGTGTGAAGCTTGATGTGATTCAAAAAGCTCAGCTGTCTCAAAAACAGCAGCATCATAAGGCTCATGTTGAAGATCATCTTCATTTGAAAACATTTGTATATGAGTTTACAAAAAAAGTGGATCTTGAATTATTTGAAAATTGGCTGCGTCAAATGCCAGATACCATTTATCGCATTAAAGGCTATATGCGCTTTACTCATTCGAATGATACGTATTCGTTTCAATATTCATACGGCATGCCTCTATATATGAAAGAAATGATGAAGCTACCCACCACTCTTGTCTTTATAGGGGAAAACCTCGATCACGTCAAGATGAAACTAGAATTATTCAATCTTGAACAGCAATCCAATTAA
- the panE gene encoding 2-dehydropantoate 2-reductase — MRILVLGAGGVGGYFGGRLVEKGEDVTFLVRERRKKELEQNGLVIKSVHGDFTSPVQAITKSEVKEPYDVILFTTKAYHLKQAIEDVRPFVGTQTVIVPLLNGMAHVVPLQEAFGEEKVIGGLCFIETTLNKDGDVVQTSPTHRLVFGEFKQKETEKLQLIEQAFSGTKASFVKSSYIEQDMWHKYLFITVMSGMTTLMRAPVGPVLAAKGGRQFVQELFKEVENIMMAYDAPLAEGIIEQHMNTMDKMTYDMKSSMQRDMEKSSQIEGDHLQGYLLKLAEKSAIHVPLLQTVYTHLKVYEEMLKGYQK; from the coding sequence ATGCGAATATTAGTTTTGGGGGCAGGCGGCGTTGGAGGTTATTTTGGAGGCAGGCTTGTGGAAAAAGGAGAAGATGTTACTTTTCTTGTCAGAGAACGCAGAAAAAAAGAGCTGGAACAAAATGGACTTGTTATCAAGAGCGTACACGGTGACTTCACTTCACCTGTACAAGCTATTACAAAATCTGAGGTGAAAGAGCCTTATGATGTTATTTTGTTCACAACTAAGGCTTATCATCTTAAACAAGCAATTGAGGATGTGCGCCCTTTTGTAGGGACTCAGACAGTTATAGTACCTTTGTTAAACGGTATGGCTCACGTCGTTCCTTTGCAAGAAGCTTTTGGGGAAGAAAAAGTCATTGGGGGACTGTGCTTTATTGAAACAACTTTAAACAAAGATGGTGATGTCGTCCAGACGAGTCCTACTCACAGACTTGTATTTGGTGAATTTAAGCAGAAGGAAACAGAAAAATTACAACTGATTGAGCAAGCGTTCAGTGGTACAAAAGCTTCGTTTGTAAAAAGTTCATATATTGAACAGGATATGTGGCATAAGTATTTATTTATTACGGTTATGTCAGGCATGACCACTCTTATGCGCGCACCTGTTGGCCCAGTGTTAGCAGCAAAAGGCGGGCGTCAATTTGTACAGGAGCTTTTTAAAGAAGTTGAAAATATTATGATGGCATACGATGCACCATTAGCTGAAGGGATTATTGAACAGCATATGAATACGATGGACAAAATGACGTATGACATGAAGTCATCGATGCAGCGTGATATGGAAAAAAGTTCTCAAATTGAAGGAGACCACCTTCAAGGATATTTGCTGAAGTTAGCTGAAAAATCGGCTATACACGTACCGCTTCTTCAAACTGTGTATACGCATCTAAAAGTGTATGAAGAAATGTTAAAAGGTTATCAAAAATAA
- a CDS encoding GIY-YIG nuclease family protein: MTTKIDLAVMQVLQKLLSTAEMGQLPAAPGIYFFFDEPGRLLYIGTTTGSLSERVRAHVAGKGVSNTKKFHKEIHTVGYIEVHGLKKELDMLRTMLVNGYFPKYNKQDVKRENEYDIYTVHGRVLRDTGVDKKKVSKRKTVLKPTLKDIEIRQENSDITYARVANMNAEDRVKKLWSCQEAGAQLHLPESKVLAISDRLLKEQYTFQRDMKKNMMFTMRDLVVIQVLLNLNPTHDLKKREIKEAISLVRKFGIEEALRISEKLLKT; the protein is encoded by the coding sequence ATGACAACAAAAATTGATTTAGCAGTCATGCAGGTACTGCAAAAGCTGCTAAGTACAGCAGAAATGGGACAATTGCCTGCAGCTCCTGGCATTTATTTTTTCTTTGATGAACCCGGAAGGCTTTTGTATATCGGAACAACGACGGGCTCTCTATCAGAAAGAGTAAGAGCTCACGTTGCAGGAAAAGGCGTTAGCAACACAAAAAAATTCCACAAAGAAATTCATACTGTTGGATATATTGAAGTTCATGGATTAAAAAAAGAATTAGATATGCTGAGAACGATGCTTGTAAATGGTTATTTTCCAAAATATAATAAACAGGATGTAAAAAGAGAAAATGAATACGACATTTACACCGTTCACGGCAGAGTCCTCAGGGATACAGGAGTTGATAAGAAAAAAGTCTCCAAGCGAAAAACGGTGCTAAAGCCAACGTTAAAAGATATAGAGATTCGCCAAGAAAACAGCGATATTACATATGCACGAGTCGCAAATATGAATGCTGAAGATCGAGTGAAAAAATTGTGGTCTTGTCAAGAAGCAGGAGCGCAGCTACATCTTCCGGAGTCGAAAGTGTTAGCAATAAGTGACAGGCTCTTAAAAGAGCAGTATACATTTCAGCGAGACATGAAAAAGAATATGATGTTTACGATGCGGGATTTAGTTGTTATTCAAGTGTTGTTAAATTTAAATCCAACTCATGATTTGAAAAAGCGAGAAATAAAGGAAGCCATCAGTTTAGTGCGTAAATTTGGCATAGAAGAAGCTCTTCGCATCTCTGAAAAATTACTCAAAACGTAA
- a CDS encoding 5'-3' exonuclease, whose translation MNETLLVIDGFNLLSRCYFATSYGRDEAALTRNSKGQFTNALRVTIQKMHALIHQYEPSHIFVAWDVKREDTKRKDTYALYKQTRAELPQPLIQQYETLKQFFDTVGIYQMSLSSYEADDLIGALASKWSKEKQSPGYIYSNDRDLLQLLDQHISQIIAKKQVGDLVYGFKHFQEEYNIHPRQWVDVKALLGDKSDNIPGVPGVGEKAALPLIQQYGSIHEIYAQIEQLDPAFNRYKKKLAEGKELGMLSRELAEIIIDIQEISMLTWGELTFMYDSEQWNKEIQSLELNIRIRS comes from the coding sequence GTGAACGAAACACTATTAGTAATTGATGGATTTAATTTATTAAGCCGCTGTTATTTTGCTACTTCTTATGGCAGAGATGAAGCAGCGTTGACAAGAAACAGTAAGGGCCAATTTACGAATGCCCTGAGAGTAACGATTCAAAAAATGCATGCATTGATTCACCAATATGAGCCAAGTCATATTTTCGTCGCTTGGGATGTTAAGCGCGAGGATACAAAACGTAAAGATACATATGCACTATATAAGCAAACAAGAGCAGAGCTGCCTCAGCCGCTGATTCAGCAGTACGAAACCTTAAAGCAATTTTTTGACACAGTAGGCATTTATCAAATGTCATTGTCTTCTTATGAAGCAGATGATTTAATTGGAGCACTTGCAAGCAAGTGGAGTAAGGAAAAGCAAAGTCCAGGGTACATCTATAGCAACGACCGAGACTTGCTTCAGCTCCTAGATCAACATATTTCGCAAATTATTGCTAAAAAGCAGGTTGGCGATCTTGTCTATGGCTTTAAGCACTTTCAAGAAGAATATAATATTCATCCTCGTCAATGGGTGGACGTAAAAGCATTGCTCGGTGACAAATCTGATAATATTCCGGGCGTTCCAGGTGTAGGAGAAAAAGCCGCACTGCCTCTTATTCAACAATATGGCTCTATCCATGAAATTTATGCACAAATTGAACAATTAGATCCAGCTTTTAATCGTTACAAGAAAAAGCTGGCAGAAGGAAAAGAACTAGGTATGCTTAGTCGTGAACTCGCTGAGATTATTATAGACATTCAAGAAATCAGTATGTTAACTTGGGGAGAATTAACATTTATGTATGATTCTGAACAATGGAATAAAGAAATTCAAAGTCTAGAACTAAACATTAGGATTCGCTCATGA
- a CDS encoding YojF family protein produces the protein MQPIHKETVQKKIQTFLNKNVYVHLETTNGAYASHVNEKVMTVGAFIRNGKVTISSGKITGEGPYRVGLQIDLGWIYAEGLTDWEIDEEGRLLLAGHDFEGRLAVALQLSEQPFS, from the coding sequence GTGCAACCAATTCATAAAGAAACAGTCCAAAAAAAAATACAAACATTTTTAAATAAAAACGTATATGTACACCTTGAAACGACAAACGGTGCATATGCTTCACACGTAAATGAAAAAGTAATGACAGTTGGGGCTTTTATTCGCAATGGTAAAGTCACTATTTCAAGCGGAAAGATAACTGGAGAAGGTCCTTATCGTGTAGGTCTTCAAATTGATTTAGGATGGATTTATGCAGAGGGATTAACAGATTGGGAAATCGATGAAGAAGGCCGACTTCTTCTAGCTGGGCATGACTTTGAAGGTCGTTTAGCAGTTGCCCTTCAATTAAGTGAACAGCCGTTTTCATAA